A window of the Salvelinus alpinus chromosome 25, SLU_Salpinus.1, whole genome shotgun sequence genome harbors these coding sequences:
- the LOC139553502 gene encoding hypoxia-inducible factor 1-alpha, which yields MDTGVVPEKKSRVSSDRRKEKSRDAARCRRGKESEVFYELAQELPLPHSVTSNLDKASIMRLAISYLHMRNLLSTDDEEEQEESELYSQLNGSCLKALEGFLMVLSEDGDMIYLSENVNKCLGLAQIDLTGLSVFEYTHPCDHEELREMLVHRTGTSKKSKEPNTERSFFLRMKCTLTNRGRTVNVKSATWKVLHCSGHVRVHEDPAEQSPGGHKEPSVPYLVLVCDPIPHPSNIEAPLDTKTFLSRHTLDMKFTYCDERITELMGYDPEDLLNRSVYEYYHALDSDHLMKTHHNLFAKGQVSTGQYRMLAKRGGFVWVETQATVIYNNKNSQPQCVVCVNYVLSGIEEEKMMLSLEQTEDMRPVKKELEEEESSEAEVSPVLLKEKSPELDVIKLFTRALEAQPLSSLYDRLKEEPEALTLLAPAAGDTIISLDFSIPDSDILQKEVPLYRDVMLPSTSDKLALPLSLLPPSDQHLVPSTSVDTKAGPDSSSTPGSHSFTEPDSPLDFCFPMESDISAEFKLDMVERLFAIDTEPKTPFTLQAMEDLDLEMLAPYIPMDDDFQLRTLSPEEPLSYGPAQPLESSSLCSSVHLTQEVHSYPGSPFNASGSLAASPALAAPEPADSSCPASLLTKTVPQIDGEIPLRSLASQNGQRKRKMSLSQAVGIGGLLQDRPGPGKKLKVSELGHSDAPSNRTILLLPTDLASRLLGISSEGSGSPFTLPQLTRYDCEVNAPVGGRQLLLQGEELLSALDQVN from the exons ATGGACACAGGAGTTGTCCCCGAAAAGAAAAG CAGGGTGAGCTCGGACCGGAGGAAGGAGAAGTCCCGGGATGCGGCGCGATGCAGGAGGGGGAAGGAGTCGGAGGTGTTCTACGAGCTGGCCCAGGAGCTGCCCCTGCCCCACAGCGTCACTTCCAACCTGGACAAGGCCTCCATCATGAGACTGGCCATCAGTTACTTGCACATGAGGAATCTGCTGAGCACAG ACgatgaggaggagcaggaggagagtgAGCTGTACTCCCAGCTGAATGGCTCCTGTCTGAAGGCTCTAGAGGGCTTCCTCATGGTGCTGTCTGAGGACGGGGACATGATCTATCTCTCTGAGAATGTCAACAAGTGCTTGGGTCTGGCACAG ATTGACCTGACAGGACTTAGTGTGTTTGAGTACACACACCCCTGTGACCATGAGGAGCTGAGGGAGATGCTGGTACACAGAACAG gGACCTCTAAAAAGTCAAAGGAACCAAACACAGAACGCAGCTTCTTCTTGCGGATGAAATGTACCCTCACCAACAGGGGTCGCACTGTCAATGTCAAATCAGCCACCTGGAAGGTTCTCCACTGCTCAGGCCATGTGCGGGTCCATGAAGACCCAGCTGAGCAGAGCCCCGGTGGGCACAAGGAGCCGTCCGTCCCCTACCTGGTGCTGGTCTGTGACCCCATCCCCCACCCCTCCAACATCGAGGCGCCGCTGGACACCAAGACTTTCCTCAGCCGCCACACACTGGACATGAAGTTCACCTACTGTGACGAGAG GATCACAGAGCTGATGGGCTATGATCCAGAGGACCTGTTAAATCGCTCTGTGTATGAGTACTACCACGCCCTGGACTCAGACCACCTCATGAAGACCCATCACAACT TGTTTGCGAAGGGCCAGGTGAGCACAGGCCAGTACCGCATGCTGGCTAAGAGAGGAGGCTTTGTGTGGGTGGAGACTCAGGCCACTGTTATCTACAACAACAAGAACTCCCAGCcccagtgtgttgtgtgtgtcaacTATGTGCTCAG TGGCATTGAGGAGGAGAAGATGATGCTGTCTCTGGAGCAGACGGAGGATATGAGGCCTGTGAAGaaggagctggaggaggaggagagctctGAGGCAGAGGTGTCCCCTGTGCTCCTGAAGGAGAAGAGCCCAGAGCTGGATGTGATCAAGCTGTTCACCCGGGCGTTGGAGGCCCAGCCCCTGTCCAGCCTGTATGACAGACTGAAGGAGGAACCAGAGGCCCTCACCCTTCTGGCCCCGGCCGCTGGAGACACTATCATCTCCCTGGACTTCAGCATCCCCG ACTCTGACATCCTGCAGAAGGAGGTGCCTCTCTACAGGGATGTGATGCTGCCCTCCACCAGTGACAAGCTGGCCCTGCCACTCTCTCTGCTGCCCCCCAGTGATCAGCACCTGGTGCCCAGCACCTCAGTGGACACCAAGGCTGGTCCAGACTCCTCCAGCACCCCAGGCAGCCACAGCTTCACTGAG CCTGACAGCCCATTGGACTTCTGTTTCCCAATGGAGTCTGACATCAGTGCTGAGTTTAAACTGGACATGGTGGAAAGACTGTTTGCCATCGACACAGAGCCAAAGACTCCTTTCACCTTACAG GCCATGGAGGACCTGGACCTGGAGATGTTGGCTCCGTACATCCCCATGGATGATGACTTCCAGCTGCGCACTCTGTCCCCAGAGGAGCCTCTGTCTTATGGCCCAGCCCAACCCCTAGAGAGCTCTTCTCTGTGCTCTTCTGTGCACCTCACCCAGGAGGTCCACAGCTACCCTGGCTCCCCCTTCAATGCCTCAGGCAGCCTGGCAGCTTCCCCAGCCCTGGCAGCCCCGGAGCCAGCAGATAGCTCTTGCCCTGCTTCCTTACTCACCAAGAC GGTGCCTCAGATAGACGGGGAGATCCCCCTTAGGTCACTGGCCTCCCAGAATGGACAACGCAAGAGGAAGATGTCTCTGTCTCAGGCTGTCGGAATA GGGGGATTGCTCCAGGACCGTCCTGGTCCAGGTAAAAAGCTCAAAGTGTCTGAGCTGGGCCACTCGGATGCTCCCTCCAACAGGACCATACTGCTCCTGCCTACAG ACCTGGCAAGCCGTCTGCTTGGCATCTCATCGGAGGGCAGCGGCTCACCCTTCACCCTTCCTCAGCTGACCCGATATGACTGTGAGGTCAACGCCCCCGTGGGAGGTCGCCAGCTCCTGCTGCAGGGCGAGGAGCTGCTGAGTGCCCTGGACCAAGTCAACTGA
- the snapc1b gene encoding snRNA-activating protein complex subunit 1b, with the protein MDYCKDRLKADCELLLSRFQQTESVRYDLFLTIWKEMKFQSIFYGKIENNLKRLFSREVLATAYTYFLPPYTFQIRVGALYLLYGLYHCQLSTPKEKIRLALKDWEEVRKFQQDAVSAQHFDVVYIIRQLISQKAFYFTVMPTPLIFNVKKSNKNSRTVCEDFLERAARPQELVSMDMLEELANVHEHYEQVKASISAKPGQSDPSINLIDKDLVPRLHNTVVGFYNWQKAQGSEDRVDGDSAEGTSNKQESSQRAQLIASIKSKSYGQIVEASKARRHRQVERDEVVLAKETSHHKRLKSLKQRTSHLTQGTAREEALKTTSLWCMSQLEAQETTKKKKKRKFKW; encoded by the exons ATGGATTACTGCAAAGACCGACTTAAAGCAGACTGTGAGCTGTTGCTGAGTAGATTTCAGCAGACAGAATCGGTGCGATACGATCTATTTTTGACGATATGGAAAGAGATGAAGTTCCAAAGTATTTTCTA TGGAAAAATTGAAAACAATCTAAAGAGGCTGTTCAGCCGTGAAGTCCTGGCTACAGCGTACACATACTTTCTGCCACCATACACCTTTCAGATTAGAGTTGGGGCCTTGTACCTGCTCTATGGGCTATACCACTGCCAACTGTCCACACCAAAGGAAAAG ATAAGGCTAGCCCTGAAGGACTGGGAGGAAGTGAGGAAGTTCCAGCAGGATGCAGTTAGTGCCCAGCACTTTGATGTGGTCTACATCATCAGACAGCTCATCTCACAAAAAGCCTTCTACTTCACTGTCATGCCCACGCCA CTGATTTTCAATGTGAAGAAGAGCAACAAGAACTCAAGAACCGTGTGTGAGGATTTCCTTGAGCGAGCGGCCCGGCCACAGGAGCTGGTCAGCATGGATATGCTTGAG GAGCTGGCGAACGTACATGAGCACTATGAGCAGGTGAAGGCATCAATTTCAGCCAAGCCAGGCCAGTCAGACCCATCCATCAATCTGATCGACAAGGACTTGGTGCCACGGCTACACAATACTGTCGTGGGATTCTACAACTGGCAGAAGGCTCAG GGTTCGGAAGATAGAGTAGATGGAGATAGCGCCGAGGGAACTTCAAATAAGCAAGAG AGTTCCCAGCGAGCTCAGCTTATTGCATCCATCAAGTCTAAATCATATGGTCAGATAGTTGAG GCCTCCAAGGCCCGGCGACACCGgcaggttgagagggatgaggtagTGCTTGCTAAAGAGACCTCACACCATAAGAGACTCAAGTCACTCAAACAAAGGACCAGTCATCTGACCCAAG GCACTGCAAGGGAAGAAGCTCTGAAAACCACCAGCCTGTGGTGCATGAGTCAACTTGAAGCTCAAG AAACAacgaaaaagaaaaagaaaaggaaATTCAAATGGTGA